Proteins encoded together in one Balaenoptera musculus isolate JJ_BM4_2016_0621 chromosome 6, mBalMus1.pri.v3, whole genome shotgun sequence window:
- the POLR1E gene encoding DNA-directed RNA polymerase I subunit RPA49: MAAEVLPSARWLYCGEPDESQRALLVQFSNGKLQNPGNMRFTLYKSNDSTNPRKRSQRILAAETDRLSYVGNNFGTGALKCNTLCRHFVGILNKTSGQMEVYDAELFNMQPLFSDESVQSESTLESHTKSFREKMDSCIEAFGTTKQKRALNSRRMNKVGSESLNSAVAKAAESIIDTKGVTALVSDAIHDDLQDDSLYLPPCHADAAKPEDVYKFEDLLSPAEYDALQSPSEAFRNVTSEEILKMIEENSHCSFVIEALKSLPSSEESRDRQARCIWFLDTLIRFRAQKVIKRKSALGPGIPHIINTKLLKQFTCLIYNNGSLRNLISDSMKAKITAYVIILALHINSFQIDLTVLQRDLKLSEKRMMEIAKAMRLKISKRRVSLAVGREEDHKLGTLSIPLPPAQALDRQSKRRKIT, encoded by the exons ATGGCGGCGGAGGTGTTGCCGAGTGCCAGGTGGCTGTACTGTGGAGAGCCCGACGAGAGCCAGAGAGCTCTACTGG TCCAGTTCTCCAACGGGAAGCTACAGAATCCAGGCAACATGCGCTTTACCTTGTACAAGAGCAATGACTCCACAAACCCCAGAAAGAGGAGTCAGCGGATCCTG GCAGCTGAAACAGACAGACTTTCCTATGTGGGAAACAATTTTGGGACTGGAGCCCTGAAATGCAACACTCTCTGCAG GCACTTTGTGGGAATTTTGAACAAGACCTCTGGCCAAATGGAAGTATATGATGCTGAATTGTTCAATATGCAGCCGCTGTTTTCCG aTGAATCAGTTCAGAGTGAATCGACACTAGAGAGTCACACCAAATCTTTTAGAGAAAAG ATGGATTCTTGCATTGAAGCCTTTGGTACCACCAAACAGAAGCGGGCTCTGAACTCCAGGAGAATGAACAAAGTTGGCAGTGAATCTTTGAATAGTGCAGTGGCTAAAGCTGCAGAGAGTATAATTGATACAAAGGGTGTGACTG CCCTGGTCAGTGACGCCATCCACGATGACTTGCAGGATGACTCCCTctacctccctccctgccacgcGGATGCAGCCAAGCCTGAAGACGTGTATAAATTTGAAGACC TTCTTTCCCCTGCGGAGTATGACGCTCTTCAGAGCCCATCTGAAGCTTTCAGGAATGTCACCTCAGAAGAAATACTGAAGATGATTGAAGAGAACAG TCactgctcctttgtcatagaagCGTTGAAGTCTTTGCCATCAAGTGAGGAGAGCCGAGACCGCCAGGCCCGGTGCATATGGTTTCTGGACACTCTCATCAGATTTCGAGCACAGAAAGTGATTAAGCGGAAAA GTGCCCTGGGACCTGGAATTCCCCACATCATTAACACCAAACTGCTGAAGCAGTTTACCTGCTTGATCTACAACAATGGCAG TTTGCGGAACTTAATTTCAGACTCTATGAAGGCAAAGATCACCGCCTATGTGATCATACTGGCTTTGCACATAAACAGCTTCCAGATTGACCTGACAGTGTTACAGAGGGACTTGAAGCTCAGTGAGAAAAG GATGATGGAGATAGCGAAAGCCATGAGGCTGAAGATCTCTAAAAGAAGGGTTTCTCTGGcagtgggcagggaggaggatCACAAACTGGGCACCCTGTCCATcccactgcccccagcccaggccttggACCGTCAGTCAAAGCGGAGGAAAATCACCTAG